The following proteins are co-located in the Gavia stellata isolate bGavSte3 chromosome 18, bGavSte3.hap2, whole genome shotgun sequence genome:
- the ELFN1 gene encoding protein ELFN1 codes for MAGRQWAATSALCVCVAAVSLLHAVGVRADCWLIEGDKGFVWLAICSQNQPPYESIPQQINSTIVDLRLNDNKIKSVQYASLSRFGNLTYLNLTKNEISYIEDGAFSGQFNLQVLQLGYNRLRNLTEGILRGLGKLEYLYLQANLIESVTPNAFWECPNIVNIDLSMNRIQRLDSNTFRGLNKLSVCELYSNPFYCSCELLGFLQWLEAFTNMTRTYDRMQCDSPPDYMGYYLLGQGRTGYRNALSMLSSLCTGGSYTVIPRFIPPRYQVTTAPSESPCSEEECSSGDGTTPQFSLFTPIGETEVRPNIQVKHLNHNSAVLTVQIPYPFSKMYILSQFENGFSSMITKLRKKEENITVSNLVAQRDYTYCVVSVHQYSKYNHTCVTITPTRPNRKEPVPTPSTATHYIMTILGCLFGMVIVLGVVYYCLRKRRQQEEKHKKAAGSMKKTIIELKYGPEMETTSITQLSQGQMLGGETVTRIPYLPSAGEVEQYKLIDSSETPKATKGNYMEVRTGEQPERRDCELSLPPDTQSSVAEISTIAKEVDKVNQIINNCIDALKSESTSFQGVKSGAVSTVEPQLVLLSEQIPSKHGFLSPVYKESYNHPLQRHHSMEAAPKRSSTSSSGSIRSPRSYRSEGSGHKSEAKYIEKTSPTTDTILTVTPAAAILRAEAEKIRQYSEHRHSYPGSHQGEQHDSMAGRKPSILEPLTRPRPRDLAYSQLSPQYHNLSYTSSPEYTCKPSHSIWERFKLNRKRHKDEEEYMAAGHALRKKVQFAKDEDLHDILDYWKGVSAQQKS; via the coding sequence ATGGCAGGTCGCCAGTGGGCCGCGACGTCAGCCCTTTGCGTGTGCGTGGCTGCCGTCTCTCTCCTGCACGCCGTCGGGGTGCGGGCAGACTGCTGGCTCATCGAGGGGGACAAGGGCTTCGTCTGGTTGGCCATCTGCAGCCAAAACCAGCCCCCCTACGAGTCCATCCCCCAGCAAATCAACAGCACCATTGTGGATTTGCGGCTGAACGACAACAAGATCAAGAGCGTGCAGTACGCCTCGCTCAGCCGCTTCGGCAACCTGACATACCTCAACCTGACGAAGAACGAGATCTCCTACATCGAGGATGGTGCCTTTTCAGGACAGTTCAACCTCCAGGTGCTGCAGCTGGGTTACAACCGACTGAGGAACCTCACCGAGGGCATCCTCCGGGGCCTGGGGAAGCTGGAGTACCTCTATCTCCAGGCCAACCTCATTGAGTCCGTCACCCCCAATGCCTTCTGGGAGTGCCCCAACATAGTGAACATTGACCTGTCCATGAACAGGATTCAGAGACTCGACAGCAACACTTTTCGGGGCCTAAACAAGCTCTCTGTCTGTGAACTCTACAGTAACCCCTTCTACTGCTCCTGCGAGCTCCTCGGCTTCCTGCAATGGCTGGAGGCTTTCACCAACATGACACGCACGTACGACCGGATGCAGTGCGACTCGCCACCCGACTACATGGGCTACTACTTGTTAGGCCAAGGCCGGACTGGCTACCGCAATGCTCTGAGCATGCTCTCTTCCCTTTGCACCGGTGGCTCCTACACTGTGATCCCTCGTTTTATCCCTCCCAGGTACCAGGTGACCACGGCGCCCTCTGAAAGCCCTTGCTCCGAGGAGGAGTGCTCCTCCGGCGACGGCACAACCCCACAGTTCTCCCTCTTCACGCCCATCGGCGAAACGGAGGTGCGCCCCAACATCCAGGTGAAGCACCTCAACCACAACTCAGCCGTCCTCACCGTGCAGATCCCCTACCCCTTCAGCAAGATGTACATCCTCTCCCAGTTTGAAAACGGCTTCTCCTCCATGATCACCAAGCtcaggaagaaggaggagaacaTCACCGTGAGCAACCTAGTAGCACAAAGAGATTACACCTACTGTGTAGTCTCTGTCCACCAATACTCCAAGTACAACCACACCTGCGTCACCATCACACCCACCAGACCCAACCGCAAGGAGCCGGTGCCCACTCCTTCCACTGCCACTCATTATATCATGACAATCCTGGGCTGTCTCTTTGGCATGGTGATTGTCCTGGGTGTTGTATATTACTGTCTCCGGAAGAGGCGCCAGCAGGAGGAGAAACACAAAAAGGCTGCTGGCAGCATGAAGAAGACCATCATTGAGCTGAAATATGGGCCAGAAATGGAGACCACCAGCATCACCCAGCTGTCCCAGGGACAGATGCTGGGTGGGGAGACGGTGACCCGCATCCCCTACCTGCCTTCTGCTGGCGAGGTCGAGCAGTACAAGCTGATTGACAGCAGCGAGACTCCCAAGGCCACCAAGGGCAACTACATGGAGGTGAGGACAGGTGAGCAGCCCGAGAGGCGAGACTGCGAGTTGTCCCTGCCACCGGACACCCAGAGCTCTGTGGCTGAGATCTCCACTATTGCCAAGGAGGTGGACAAGGTGAACCAGATCATCAACAACTGCATCGATGCCTTGAAATCTGAATCCACCTCCTTCCAAGGGGTGAAATCGGGGGCAGTCTCCACAGTGGAGCCTCAGCTGGTGCTCTTATCAGAGCAGATCCCCAGCAAGCACGGATTCCTCTCTCCCGTCTACAAGGAAAGCTACAACCACCCTCTCCAACGACACCACAGCATGGAGGCAGCCCCCaaacgctccagcacctcttcCAGTGGCTCCATACGGAGCCCCAGGTCCTACCGCTCCGAGGGATCGGGCCACAAATCAGAAGCCAAATACATAGAGAAGACGTCCCCCACCACTGACACCATCCTCACTGTGACACCAGCCGCAGCCATCCTGCGGGCAGAGGCGGAGAAGATCCGTCAGTACAGCGAACACCGGCACTCGTACCCTGGCTCGCACCAAGGGGAGCAGCACGACAGTATGGCAGGGCGAAAACCCTCCATCCTGGAACCTCTGACGCGTCCTCGCCCCAGAGACCTGGCCTATTCCCAGCTCTCGCCTCAATATCACAACCTGAGCTACACCTCCAGCCCAGAGTACACCTGCAAACCATCGCACAGCATCTGGGAGCGCTTCAAACTCAACCGCAAGCGGCACAAAGACGAGGAGGAGTATATGGCAGCCGGCCATGCCCTACGCAAAAAGGTCCAGTTTGCCAAAGATGAGGATCTTCACGACATCTTAGACTACTGGAAGGGCGTCTCTGCCCAGCAAAAGTCCTGA